A portion of the Adhaeribacter radiodurans genome contains these proteins:
- a CDS encoding GDYXXLXY domain-containing protein: MSSKKFIIATFILVALVQLYVPAKMILDQKKILKIGTEFKFKTAPVDPHDPFRGKYITLNYAENEIKVPEKENWITGEPVYVSLAIGKDGFAKIKSVAKEKPGNNVPFVKAKVRYVTDNGSNQLTIDYPFDRFYLEESKAYDAELIYQQLQQDTTQITYALVSINNGNAVIKDVLIRDKSIREVVKANQEKKK, from the coding sequence ATGAGCAGTAAGAAATTTATAATAGCTACATTTATTCTGGTGGCCTTGGTGCAGTTATACGTTCCGGCCAAAATGATTTTAGACCAGAAAAAAATACTGAAAATAGGAACCGAATTTAAGTTTAAAACGGCCCCCGTTGATCCGCACGATCCTTTCCGAGGTAAATACATTACCTTAAATTATGCCGAAAACGAAATTAAAGTTCCGGAAAAAGAGAATTGGATTACCGGCGAACCTGTTTACGTTTCGCTTGCTATAGGCAAAGATGGTTTTGCCAAAATAAAATCAGTTGCAAAAGAAAAGCCGGGAAACAACGTGCCTTTTGTAAAAGCTAAAGTGCGCTACGTTACAGATAATGGCTCTAACCAGCTAACGATTGATTATCCATTCGACCGCTTTTACCTGGAAGAGTCGAAAGCGTATGACGCCGAATTAATTTACCAGCAACTGCAGCAAGACACTACTCAAATAACGTACGCTTTAGTAAGTATTAACAATGGAAACGCCGTTATAAAAGATGTTCTAATTAGAGATAAGTCAATCAGAGAAGTAGTAAAAGCCAATCAGGAAAAGAAAAAGTAA
- a CDS encoding dienelactone hydrolase family protein, which translates to MNEIKKEDIKQEVFDLYDDYAHNRVDRREFIQKLSTYAVGGLTVASLMSFLMPDYQGAIQTKPNDPRLKSEYVNYSSPKGGGTIKALLSMPVDAKKKLGGIVVVHENRGLNPHIEDVARRAALAGFVAIAPDALTPLGGYPGNDDQGRELQSKRDRNEMLEDFIAANDYLKSHTSSNGKVGVVGFCFGGWIANMMAVRIPDLAAAVPFYGGQPTTEDVPKIKAPLLLHYAALDTRVNEGWPAYETALKANNKEYTAYMYANANHGFHNDTTPRYDKAAAELAWKRTVDFFKEKLNK; encoded by the coding sequence ATGAACGAAATAAAAAAAGAAGACATCAAACAAGAAGTATTTGACCTTTATGATGACTATGCCCACAACCGGGTGGATAGGCGTGAGTTTATTCAAAAGCTATCTACTTATGCAGTGGGGGGGCTTACCGTAGCATCATTGATGAGTTTTCTCATGCCCGATTACCAGGGTGCTATCCAAACCAAACCAAATGATCCGCGCTTAAAATCAGAATACGTTAATTATTCTTCGCCGAAAGGTGGCGGAACCATTAAGGCCTTGTTGTCGATGCCGGTAGATGCAAAAAAGAAACTCGGTGGCATTGTAGTAGTGCACGAAAACCGGGGTTTAAATCCGCACATTGAAGACGTTGCCCGAAGAGCCGCGTTGGCCGGATTTGTTGCCATTGCTCCCGATGCTTTAACCCCATTAGGCGGATATCCGGGCAACGACGATCAAGGTCGTGAATTACAAAGTAAACGGGACCGCAATGAAATGTTAGAAGATTTTATTGCCGCTAATGATTATTTAAAAAGTCACACAAGCAGCAATGGCAAAGTGGGAGTAGTAGGTTTTTGCTTCGGTGGATGGATTGCTAATATGATGGCCGTACGTATTCCGGATTTGGCGGCTGCCGTTCCCTTTTACGGCGGTCAGCCGACCACTGAAGATGTACCCAAAATAAAAGCCCCTCTGCTGTTGCACTATGCCGCTCTGGATACCCGGGTAAATGAGGGCTGGCCCGCCTATGAAACAGCATTAAAAGCAAATAACAAAGAATATACGGCTTACATGTACGCCAATGCGAACCACGGCTTTCATAACGATACCACTCCCCGTTACGACAAGGCAGCAGCAGAATTGGCCTGGAAACGTACTGTTGACTTTTTTAAGGAAAAGCTAAATAAATAG
- a CDS encoding short chain dehydrogenase, translating to MKIIVIGATGTIGKEVVKLLQANGHEVVAASRSSQPSVDFTNAASIDAFYNQVEEVDAIITVAGDAAFVALDKLTDADIQLSLQSKLMGQINMVRKGLSKLRPNGVFVITGGFLAYAPAPQTAMITMVNAGLEGFAKAAALDLTEGRRIVIVHPPWVAETAAAIGMDASPWPSAAEVAETYLQVVEGKETGQPVFVEGYAPA from the coding sequence ATGAAAATAATTGTAATAGGTGCTACCGGCACTATAGGAAAAGAAGTAGTTAAATTGCTTCAAGCAAATGGCCACGAAGTAGTAGCAGCTTCCCGGTCTTCGCAGCCCTCGGTTGATTTTACTAATGCGGCCAGCATTGATGCCTTTTATAACCAGGTAGAGGAAGTGGATGCCATTATTACAGTAGCCGGCGACGCCGCTTTTGTAGCATTGGATAAGCTCACCGACGCGGATATTCAATTATCGCTGCAAAGCAAGTTAATGGGTCAGATAAATATGGTACGTAAGGGATTGAGCAAGCTGCGCCCTAATGGGGTGTTTGTTATTACCGGCGGTTTTCTGGCCTACGCCCCCGCCCCACAAACCGCTATGATAACGATGGTAAATGCCGGGCTGGAAGGATTTGCCAAAGCAGCCGCCCTGGATTTAACGGAAGGTCGCCGGATTGTTATTGTGCATCCACCTTGGGTAGCCGAAACGGCAGCGGCAATAGGGATGGATGCCAGTCCCTGGCCTTCGGCAGCAGAGGTGGCAGAAACGTACCTGCAAGTAGTAGAAGGCAAAGAAACCGGACAGCCCGTATTCGTAGAAGGTTATGCACCCGCGTAA
- a CDS encoding ABC-F family ATP-binding cassette domain-containing protein, whose protein sequence is MISVDSVSVEFNGAALFSNVGFNINETDRIALMGKNGAGKSTLLKIIAGVSKPTRGKVSAPKDAVIAYLPQHLLTEDDATVFEEASKAFSKILAMKTQMDELNAQLEVRTDYESEEYYAIIEQVSELSEKYYSVEEINFDAEVEKTLKGLGFSREDFSRSTREFSGGWRMRIELAKILLQQPDLILLDEPTNHLDIESIQWLEEFLVNNAKAVIVISHDKTFVDNITNRTIEVTMGRIYDYKVNYTQYLQLRQERREQQQRQFEDQQKEIAEIQGFIDRFKGTYSKTLQVQSRVKMLEKIELIEVDEVDTSHLNLKFPPAPRSGNYPVIVDHLTKKYGDHTVFQDASLTIERGQKVAFVGKNGEGKSTLVKAIMSEIDYEGKLHLGHNAMIGYFAQNQAALLDGELTVFQTIDQIAVGDVRTNIKNILGAFMFSGDTIEKKVKVLSGGEKTRLAMIKLLLQPVNLLILDEPTNHLDIKTKDILKDALRAFDGTLILVSHDRDFLDGLATKVFEFGNKRIKEHFEDINGFLRNKKMENLREIERTAKK, encoded by the coding sequence ATGATTTCAGTAGATTCGGTAAGTGTAGAGTTTAACGGTGCGGCTCTTTTTAGCAATGTTGGTTTTAATATTAACGAAACGGACCGAATTGCCTTGATGGGTAAAAACGGGGCGGGAAAATCGACCTTACTTAAAATTATTGCCGGCGTTAGTAAACCTACCCGGGGCAAAGTATCGGCACCCAAAGACGCCGTAATTGCTTATTTACCGCAGCATTTACTTACCGAAGACGATGCTACCGTGTTTGAAGAAGCTTCGAAAGCATTTAGTAAAATTCTGGCTATGAAAACCCAGATGGACGAGCTGAATGCTCAACTGGAAGTCCGAACCGATTATGAATCCGAAGAATACTACGCCATTATTGAACAAGTATCGGAGTTAAGCGAAAAATATTACTCCGTCGAAGAAATTAACTTTGATGCCGAAGTAGAAAAAACGTTGAAAGGTCTGGGCTTTTCGCGGGAAGATTTTTCGCGGTCAACGCGGGAGTTCAGCGGGGGCTGGCGCATGCGCATTGAACTGGCCAAAATACTCTTGCAGCAACCCGATTTAATTTTGCTCGATGAGCCGACCAACCACCTGGATATTGAATCAATTCAGTGGCTCGAAGAATTTCTGGTAAATAATGCCAAAGCGGTAATTGTTATTTCGCACGATAAAACCTTTGTGGATAATATTACCAACCGCACCATTGAGGTTACCATGGGGCGCATTTACGATTACAAAGTAAATTACACCCAGTACTTGCAATTACGCCAGGAACGGCGCGAGCAACAGCAACGCCAGTTCGAAGACCAGCAAAAAGAGATTGCCGAAATTCAGGGGTTTATTGATCGGTTTAAAGGCACTTACTCGAAAACCTTGCAGGTGCAATCGCGGGTAAAAATGCTGGAAAAGATTGAGTTGATTGAGGTTGACGAAGTAGATACTTCGCATTTAAATTTAAAATTTCCGCCCGCGCCGCGTTCCGGCAATTACCCCGTTATCGTAGATCATCTTACTAAAAAATACGGCGACCATACGGTTTTCCAGGATGCATCGCTTACCATTGAACGGGGTCAGAAAGTAGCTTTTGTGGGCAAGAACGGTGAAGGTAAATCGACGCTGGTAAAAGCCATTATGAGCGAAATAGATTACGAGGGTAAGTTACATTTGGGCCACAACGCCATGATTGGCTATTTTGCCCAGAACCAGGCGGCCTTGCTCGACGGGGAATTAACCGTTTTTCAAACCATCGACCAGATTGCTGTGGGCGATGTGCGCACCAATATTAAAAATATTCTGGGCGCCTTCATGTTTAGTGGCGATACCATTGAGAAAAAAGTAAAAGTATTGTCAGGTGGCGAGAAAACCCGTTTGGCCATGATTAAATTGTTGCTGCAACCGGTTAACCTTTTAATATTAGATGAGCCGACCAACCATTTGGATATCAAAACCAAAGATATTTTAAAAGACGCACTGAGAGCATTCGACGGTACCCTGATTCTGGTATCGCACGACCGCGATTTCCTGGACGGATTGGCCACCAAAGTATTTGAGTTCGGCAACAAACGCATTAAAGAGCATTTCGAAGATATTAACGGTTTCCTGCGCAACAAGAAAATGGAAAACCTGCGCGAAATAGAACGAACCGCAAAAAAGTAA
- a CDS encoding lipase maturation factor family protein has translation MDLESPPTYWLTRFVILRLLGVIYAIAFLVAINQIIPLIGSHGLLPVELYLNRVSTALGSVSAGFLRLPSLFWFWHSDTALLTIAWAGFIISCVVAAGFANALMLMVLWVFYISIKHVGQEWYGYGWEIQLTETGFLAIFLCPLLDLRPFPKREPPFPIIVLFRWLIFRIMLGAGLIKIRGDEIWRDATALYYHFETQPIPGPLSRWFHFLPHAVLKTGVWFNHLGELVAPWFVFWPRLARHIAGVVIVLFQFNIILSGNLSFLNWLTIIPALACFDDGFWARLLPRRLVRMAETAAANAEESSPMRITAWVATALIAILSIQPAINLLSPSQIMNTSFDPLGLVNTYGAFGTVGKERLNVVFEGTLDANPDDKANWQPYIYKGLPVSLNKRPPQIAPYQLRLDWQMWFAAMSSPEEYPWTLHLVWKLLHNDPGSVSLFKSNPFPNQPPRYIRAVLYQYTFAKPVMLKGFSGSANG, from the coding sequence ATGGATTTAGAATCGCCGCCAACTTATTGGCTTACCCGCTTTGTTATCCTTCGCTTGCTGGGAGTAATTTACGCCATTGCTTTTCTGGTGGCTATTAACCAGATTATTCCTTTAATTGGCTCGCATGGACTGTTGCCGGTAGAGCTTTATTTAAACCGGGTAAGTACCGCTCTTGGCTCGGTTAGTGCCGGCTTTTTGCGCTTGCCCTCACTTTTTTGGTTTTGGCATTCTGACACGGCTCTTTTAACAATTGCCTGGGCCGGATTTATTATTTCCTGCGTGGTAGCAGCTGGCTTCGCGAATGCACTGATGCTGATGGTACTATGGGTATTTTATATATCCATTAAGCACGTAGGACAAGAATGGTACGGTTACGGCTGGGAAATACAGCTTACCGAAACCGGATTCCTGGCTATTTTTCTTTGTCCCTTACTCGACCTGCGGCCTTTCCCGAAACGCGAACCACCTTTTCCGATTATTGTATTATTTCGCTGGTTAATTTTCCGGATTATGTTAGGAGCCGGGTTAATTAAAATCCGGGGAGATGAAATTTGGCGCGATGCGACTGCTTTGTATTATCATTTCGAAACGCAACCTATTCCTGGACCTTTAAGCCGGTGGTTTCATTTTTTACCGCATGCCGTTCTGAAAACTGGCGTCTGGTTCAATCATCTGGGCGAATTGGTAGCCCCCTGGTTTGTTTTCTGGCCTCGGTTGGCCCGCCATATTGCGGGAGTAGTAATTGTGTTATTTCAGTTTAACATTATTTTAAGCGGCAATCTTTCTTTTTTAAACTGGCTTACGATTATTCCCGCTTTAGCCTGTTTCGATGATGGTTTCTGGGCGCGGCTACTCCCCCGGCGACTGGTGCGTATGGCCGAAACTGCGGCAGCAAACGCCGAAGAATCTTCGCCTATGCGTATAACTGCCTGGGTGGCAACGGCTCTTATTGCCATCCTGAGCATTCAGCCAGCTATTAATCTGTTATCACCCAGTCAAATTATGAATACGTCCTTCGATCCACTTGGACTGGTAAATACTTACGGCGCTTTTGGAACCGTAGGTAAAGAACGGCTAAATGTAGTATTTGAAGGAACTCTGGACGCCAACCCTGACGACAAAGCCAATTGGCAACCTTATATCTACAAAGGACTACCAGTTTCTTTAAACAAGCGCCCACCGCAAATAGCGCCGTATCAATTGCGTTTAGACTGGCAAATGTGGTTTGCGGCCATGTCCTCACCCGAAGAATATCCCTGGACGCTCCACCTCGTTTGGAAACTTTTGCATAATGATCCCGGGTCGGTAAGTTTGTTTAAGAGCAATCCCTTTCCCAACCAACCACCGCGCTACATTCGGGCAGTGTTATACCAGTATACATTTGCTAAACCGGTAATGCTCAAGGGCTTTTCTGGAAGCGCAAACGGGTAG
- a CDS encoding CotH kinase family protein, whose product MERQVRVFIWLLLIFISCKKEEENPVAEISKFQFEAQKNARVLQKNIDFKIEGNSIEATVPAGTNLTNLIATFSTTGKQVRVNNIIQESGITINDFSKPLNYVVEAADGSKRTYQVFVNPDSEGAKDIVSFKFEEKNNPAQLLEDVVSQIEDNKIVAIIPYTSGHKNLIATFTTTGKTVKVADMVQESGVTVNDFSQPLKYVVEAEDGTQKEYLVEIHSFTGLPIIYINTENRAGITSKDDYIKAQMKLEGDHSNGSGTFNSAIEIRGRGNTTWLMPKKPFKIKLAEKAALLGMPADKEWSLLANFSDKSLMRNAVAFELSRRFGLPYTPRSRFVEVFINGEYLGNYLLTEHLKVAKDRVNIQELKPTDNAEDVITGGYFLEVDARLDEDYWFHTQNNIPITIKSPDDISPQQLSYIKNYVQAAESAIYSIGSSEAKSTYEQYIDTESFVNWYLVNELLKNNDAAFHSSVYLYKDRGGKLTLGPVWDFDIALGNINYNGNESPQGWWLQNSPWIGQLFQDPAFRTKVKERWREVKQKDINSLFTYINSTAVQLKYSQKENFEKWNILDTYAWPNIVVMGSYENEVQYLKDWLSTRINWMDTEMNTWQ is encoded by the coding sequence ATGGAAAGACAAGTACGAGTATTTATTTGGCTATTACTTATTTTTATTAGTTGTAAGAAAGAAGAAGAAAATCCCGTTGCGGAGATATCTAAGTTCCAGTTTGAAGCTCAGAAAAACGCGCGTGTTCTCCAAAAAAACATTGATTTTAAAATTGAGGGAAATTCCATTGAAGCAACAGTACCTGCTGGAACAAATTTAACCAACCTTATTGCTACCTTTTCTACTACCGGAAAACAGGTTCGGGTTAATAATATTATTCAGGAAAGCGGAATAACGATCAATGATTTTAGTAAGCCCTTGAATTATGTGGTAGAAGCAGCAGATGGTAGTAAAAGAACCTATCAAGTATTTGTTAACCCCGATAGTGAGGGAGCCAAAGATATAGTATCTTTCAAGTTTGAAGAAAAAAATAACCCTGCCCAACTCTTGGAGGATGTTGTTAGCCAAATTGAGGATAATAAAATTGTGGCTATTATTCCGTATACCAGTGGTCATAAAAATCTGATTGCCACCTTTACTACCACCGGCAAAACGGTAAAAGTAGCAGACATGGTGCAGGAAAGTGGCGTTACGGTAAATGATTTCAGTCAACCCCTGAAATACGTGGTAGAAGCCGAAGACGGCACCCAGAAAGAATACTTAGTTGAAATTCATTCGTTTACCGGCTTACCCATTATATACATTAATACCGAAAACAGAGCCGGCATTACCTCGAAAGATGATTATATTAAAGCGCAGATGAAACTGGAAGGCGATCACTCCAATGGTTCGGGTACTTTTAACAGTGCCATTGAAATTAGAGGCCGGGGAAATACTACCTGGTTAATGCCCAAAAAACCATTCAAGATAAAATTAGCCGAAAAAGCAGCTTTACTCGGAATGCCCGCCGATAAGGAATGGTCTCTACTGGCTAATTTTTCGGATAAATCGCTCATGCGGAATGCCGTAGCTTTTGAATTAAGCCGTAGGTTTGGCCTGCCCTATACGCCCCGTTCCCGTTTTGTAGAAGTATTTATTAACGGGGAGTACCTGGGCAATTACTTACTCACCGAGCACCTGAAAGTAGCGAAAGACCGGGTCAATATCCAGGAATTAAAACCAACCGACAATGCCGAAGATGTTATTACGGGGGGATATTTCCTGGAAGTGGATGCCCGGTTAGACGAAGATTATTGGTTTCATACCCAAAACAATATTCCCATCACCATTAAATCACCGGATGATATTTCTCCCCAACAATTAAGTTATATTAAAAATTACGTGCAAGCCGCCGAGAGTGCTATTTATTCGATTGGCAGTTCAGAAGCAAAAAGCACCTACGAACAGTATATTGATACCGAAAGTTTTGTTAACTGGTATTTAGTAAATGAGCTTTTGAAAAACAATGATGCGGCGTTTCATTCCAGTGTTTACCTGTATAAAGATAGGGGTGGTAAACTTACTCTCGGTCCGGTTTGGGATTTTGATATTGCCCTAGGCAATATTAACTATAATGGCAACGAAAGCCCCCAGGGATGGTGGCTTCAAAATTCTCCCTGGATTGGTCAATTGTTTCAAGATCCCGCGTTTAGAACCAAAGTAAAAGAGCGGTGGCGGGAGGTAAAGCAAAAAGACATAAACTCTCTTTTTACTTACATTAACAGTACGGCGGTGCAGCTAAAATATTCCCAGAAAGAGAACTTCGAAAAATGGAATATTTTAGATACTTACGCCTGGCCTAATATTGTAGTAATGGGTTCTTATGAAAACGAAGTGCAGTATTTAAAAGATTGGCTGTCCACTCGTATTAATTGGATGGATACAGAAATGAATACCTGGCAATAA
- a CDS encoding DsbA family oxidoreductase: MALKIRVYSDYVCPYCLLAKKSLDEATKGKEVEVEWMPFELRPYPTPTLKPEGDYLQSVWEQSVYPMAQQMGVPIKLPRVSPQPYTHLAFEGYQYAKEQGKAQDYNERMLKAFFQEELDIGNVDVLTKLSGELGLDEKEFRILLENRKYQAAHKQALKHAYEDAKISAVPTLIIGDKVLRGMHSKETIEKVITQEISRSLKY; this comes from the coding sequence ATGGCATTAAAAATTCGCGTTTACTCTGATTATGTATGCCCATATTGCTTGTTGGCGAAAAAATCTTTAGATGAAGCCACTAAGGGCAAAGAGGTGGAAGTAGAATGGATGCCATTTGAACTACGCCCTTATCCTACTCCTACCTTAAAACCAGAAGGTGATTATTTGCAATCAGTGTGGGAACAATCCGTCTATCCCATGGCCCAGCAAATGGGAGTACCCATTAAACTTCCCAGAGTTTCGCCGCAACCCTATACACATCTGGCATTTGAAGGCTACCAGTATGCCAAAGAACAAGGTAAAGCGCAGGATTACAATGAACGAATGCTGAAAGCTTTCTTCCAGGAAGAGTTGGATATTGGCAACGTGGATGTGTTAACGAAGCTGTCCGGTGAGTTAGGGCTTGATGAAAAAGAATTCAGAATACTTTTGGAAAATCGAAAATACCAAGCAGCACACAAGCAAGCCCTGAAACATGCCTATGAAGATGCAAAAATTTCGGCGGTACCAACCTTAATTATCGGCGACAAAGTACTTCGGGGCATGCATTCAAAAGAAACAATTGAAAAAGTAATTACCCAGGAAATATCCCGAAGCCTGAAATATTAA
- a CDS encoding PepSY-like domain-containing protein, whose product MKTFVFGVLFTCSSLFACSQSISPKVVPTLVKNTLLTNFPDAFGLKWEKKQNLYKANFKLGLTDCSSFIDATGKLVLYKSDVTGYDLPKDISAVLQDNFSAYLIEDLEKVEKAGEVYYQVELEKSNQKLKQVFSDEGQLLTNARYWE is encoded by the coding sequence ATGAAAACATTTGTGTTCGGGGTACTATTTACCTGTAGTAGTTTATTCGCCTGCAGCCAGAGCATTAGCCCCAAAGTGGTGCCCACTTTAGTAAAAAACACCTTATTGACTAATTTTCCCGATGCCTTCGGCCTGAAATGGGAAAAAAAGCAGAATCTATACAAAGCCAATTTTAAGTTAGGTTTAACCGACTGCTCTTCCTTTATTGATGCTACTGGTAAACTTGTACTGTACAAGAGTGATGTTACGGGGTATGATTTACCCAAGGATATTTCGGCTGTGCTCCAGGATAATTTTTCGGCATACTTAATAGAAGACCTTGAAAAAGTGGAAAAAGCGGGCGAAGTTTATTATCAAGTAGAACTGGAAAAATCTAATCAGAAATTAAAACAGGTATTTTCTGATGAAGGCCAGCTACTTACCAATGCAAGATATTGGGAATAA
- a CDS encoding DUF4288 domain-containing protein, with the protein MKIYGLEDFGITESDLVNNYAAKKFNVEIKFSYYPDVESLKPYPVEQRRALVCQHFRDQLKVVKDNYPTRDYQIIGTRFKPWGITGQLTGQQLAELQNNEQLTYMNVEQVEGVQKIEKQPEPEDEALPQYYSIKGLFVAEFDGSDSSTGVQLTEERVVLVKALNCEEAKKKTRLEFDKYSQAEIFTSSYHFTKWKFLNILDIYDLGIAEIDPEGTEVYSIWKKRKLKESDYKANKPYI; encoded by the coding sequence ATGAAAATATATGGATTAGAAGACTTTGGTATAACCGAGTCCGATTTAGTAAATAATTATGCTGCTAAGAAATTTAACGTAGAAATTAAATTCTCTTATTATCCGGATGTTGAAAGTTTAAAGCCTTATCCCGTGGAGCAAAGGCGAGCGCTTGTTTGTCAACATTTTAGAGACCAATTAAAAGTGGTAAAAGATAATTACCCCACCCGCGATTATCAAATAATTGGCACCCGCTTTAAACCCTGGGGAATTACCGGACAATTAACAGGGCAACAACTAGCCGAGCTGCAAAACAACGAACAACTCACCTATATGAATGTGGAGCAGGTGGAAGGAGTTCAGAAAATAGAAAAGCAGCCGGAACCAGAAGACGAAGCCTTGCCTCAATATTATAGTATAAAGGGTTTGTTTGTGGCAGAATTTGATGGTTCAGATTCTAGTACTGGGGTGCAACTGACAGAAGAGCGTGTTGTATTAGTAAAAGCTCTGAATTGCGAGGAGGCCAAAAAGAAAACCCGGCTGGAATTTGATAAATACAGCCAAGCGGAAATATTTACGAGTAGCTACCATTTTACTAAGTGGAAATTCCTGAATATACTGGATATTTATGACTTGGGAATAGCGGAAATTGATCCGGAAGGGACAGAAGTATATAGCATTTGGAAAAAGCGAAAACTAAAAGAATCGGATTACAAAGCTAACAAACCTTATATTTAG
- a CDS encoding type 1 glutamine amidotransferase domain-containing protein: MKVLIVLTSHSELGNTGKKTGFWIEEFAAPYYTLKDAGADITLVSPKGGQPPIDPKSAEPDAQTEATKRFEKDEALKQQLARTKKLSEINADDFDAVFFPGGHGPLWDLSGDSNSIALIEKFWKAKKPVAAVCHAPSVLLNAKDEAGEPLVKGKKVTGFTNTEEEAVQLTNVVPFLLEDELKNKGGDYSKKEDWASYVIQDGLLITGQNPASSEEAAHQLLQLLKK, translated from the coding sequence ATGAAAGTGTTAATTGTATTAACCTCGCACAGTGAATTAGGAAACACCGGAAAAAAGACAGGATTTTGGATAGAAGAATTTGCTGCTCCCTATTATACGTTAAAAGATGCAGGGGCAGATATTACATTGGTATCGCCCAAAGGCGGACAACCGCCCATTGATCCGAAGAGTGCAGAGCCCGATGCGCAAACAGAAGCCACCAAACGTTTTGAGAAAGATGAAGCATTAAAGCAGCAATTAGCCCGTACAAAAAAATTAAGCGAGATAAATGCCGATGATTTTGATGCAGTGTTTTTTCCCGGAGGTCATGGACCGTTGTGGGATTTGAGCGGTGATTCGAACTCCATTGCCCTAATAGAAAAATTCTGGAAAGCCAAAAAGCCAGTTGCCGCTGTGTGCCATGCTCCCTCCGTGTTGTTGAACGCAAAGGATGAAGCTGGCGAGCCCTTGGTAAAAGGCAAAAAAGTAACTGGTTTTACTAATACCGAAGAAGAAGCTGTACAATTAACCAATGTGGTTCCTTTCTTATTAGAAGATGAATTAAAGAACAAAGGCGGTGATTATTCTAAAAAAGAAGACTGGGCCTCGTATGTGATACAGGATGGCTTGCTCATTACCGGACAAAATCCTGCTTCTTCTGAAGAAGCTGCACACCAGTTATTGCAATTGTTAAAAAAGTAA